One Ignavibacterium sp. DNA segment encodes these proteins:
- a CDS encoding aldo/keto reductase, giving the protein MKNVTLNNGLEMPILGFGVFQMNDQQECERSVLNAIEVGYRSIDTASAYHNEEAVGSAIKSSGIPREELFITTKLWLQDGGYEKAKKAFETSIKKLGLDYLDLYLIHQPFNDVYGSWRAMEELYHEGKIRAIGVSNFRPDRLMDLILYNEVIPAVNQIETHPYFQQIENQKFLQENNVQHESWAPLGQGKLNVLGDDLLLIIAKKYNKSVAQVVLRWLIQRNIVVIPKSVHKKRIEENFNLFDFELTSQDMEDIKTLDRNASEFKNHTDPEVVKWFSELK; this is encoded by the coding sequence ATGAAAAACGTAACATTAAATAACGGATTAGAAATGCCAATTCTTGGATTTGGCGTTTTTCAAATGAACGATCAGCAAGAATGCGAAAGAAGTGTACTTAATGCAATTGAAGTGGGTTATAGATCCATTGACACAGCCTCTGCTTATCACAATGAAGAAGCAGTAGGAAGTGCAATCAAAAGTAGTGGCATCCCTAGGGAAGAATTGTTTATCACTACAAAGCTATGGCTGCAGGATGGCGGATACGAAAAAGCCAAAAAAGCTTTTGAAACTTCAATTAAAAAGTTGGGTCTGGATTATTTAGACCTATATCTTATTCACCAGCCTTTTAACGATGTATATGGTTCCTGGCGTGCAATGGAAGAACTTTATCACGAAGGAAAAATCAGAGCCATTGGCGTAAGTAATTTCCGTCCCGACCGGTTGATGGATTTGATTCTTTATAATGAAGTTATCCCGGCTGTTAATCAGATTGAAACCCATCCGTACTTTCAACAAATTGAAAATCAAAAATTTCTTCAGGAGAATAACGTACAGCATGAATCTTGGGCACCTTTAGGGCAAGGGAAGTTGAATGTTCTTGGTGACGATCTGCTTCTTATCATTGCCAAAAAATACAACAAGTCTGTAGCCCAGGTGGTCTTGCGTTGGTTGATACAACGGAATATTGTTGTTATTCCTAAATCGGTTCACAAAAAAAGGATTGAAGAAAATTTCAACCTCTTTGATTTTGAATTAACAAGTCAGGATATGGAAGATATTAAAACTCTTGACCGTAACGCCAGTGAATTTAAAAATCATACTGATCCCGAAGTAGTAAAATGGTTCAGCGAGTTGAAATGA
- a CDS encoding cyclophilin-like fold protein, producing the protein MKKILLFFILFLTTICVSACNIPNENTVQTDTIKTMKLKITAGDKILTATMIDNVTTRAFMKMLPLILKMTELHNNEKYCNLPEQLPGKAVKPGTIHAGDLMLWDANYKCLVLFYKTFKSPYSYVKLGTIDNLDELEATLGSGDIELRFEKMD; encoded by the coding sequence ATGAAAAAAATTCTTTTATTCTTTATTTTATTTTTGACTACTATATGCGTATCAGCATGTAATATTCCTAATGAAAATACTGTACAAACAGATACAATTAAAACGATGAAATTAAAAATAACAGCAGGCGATAAAATTCTTACCGCCACAATGATAGATAATGTTACTACCCGGGCATTTATGAAAATGCTGCCACTAATTCTAAAGATGACGGAGTTGCACAATAACGAAAAATACTGCAATCTGCCTGAACAGTTGCCTGGCAAAGCCGTCAAGCCAGGCACAATACACGCAGGAGATTTAATGCTTTGGGATGCCAATTATAAATGTCTTGTATTGTTTTACAAGACATTCAAAAGCCCCTACAGCTATGTAAAATTAGGCACGATAGATAATCTTGATGAACTTGAAGCCACATTAGGTTCAGGCGATATTGAATTAAGATTTGAGAAGATGGATTAA
- a CDS encoding cupin domain-containing protein produces METQVPKISDFPTGKENSGFAQYFSGKSWLAQLTTNKELNVPMFNVTFEPGCRNNWHSHTGGQILIAVGGAGYFQERGKEAIRMEPGDVIEIGPNVEHWHGAAPDSWFSHIAVECNPQTNKNTWLEPVTDEEYQEAVKNI; encoded by the coding sequence ATGGAAACACAGGTGCCAAAAATAAGTGACTTCCCCACAGGGAAAGAGAATTCAGGATTTGCTCAATACTTTTCGGGTAAATCATGGCTTGCACAACTTACCACTAACAAGGAATTAAATGTTCCCATGTTCAATGTTACGTTTGAACCGGGTTGTCGAAATAATTGGCATAGCCACACAGGCGGACAAATATTGATTGCAGTTGGCGGTGCAGGATATTTTCAGGAACGTGGAAAAGAAGCCATTCGCATGGAACCGGGTGATGTTATAGAAATTGGTCCAAATGTAGAGCATTGGCATGGAGCAGCGCCTGACAGTTGGTTTTCACATATTGCCGTAGAATGCAACCCTCAGACCAATAAAAATACGTGGCTGGAACCGGTTACAGATGAAGAATATCAGGAAGCGGTAAAGAATATATAA
- a CDS encoding aldo/keto reductase has protein sequence MENNSRRKFLQQTALAGAGLMFAKPFNIFSQTNYLTTMNNTEENTGKRKLGTLEVSPIGLGCLPMVGYYGSGLREKKAMVELIRAAYEQGVTFFDTAEVYGPYLSEEYLSEAVAPFRDKIVIATKFGFGVEEKQPTALNSEPKHIRRAVEGSLKRLNTDRIDLLYQHRVDPKIPMEDVAGAVKDLIQEGKVLHFGLSEASANSIRKAHAVQPVSAVQSEYAVWWREPETKIFSILEELGIGFVPYCPVGRGFLTGDINAQQRFLKPERRSTLPRFEPEALKQNEPLVDFMRIWAKRKNASPAQIALAWTLAQKPWIVPIPGTTQYHHLSENNGAKNISFSADELNEFNSEVLKIKLVGHRADSFTESQIDK, from the coding sequence ATGGAAAACAATTCAAGAAGAAAATTTTTACAGCAAACAGCGTTAGCTGGCGCAGGCTTGATGTTTGCCAAGCCATTTAATATTTTTTCTCAAACCAATTATTTAACGACTATGAATAACACAGAAGAAAACACTGGTAAACGAAAATTAGGAACACTTGAAGTTTCTCCAATAGGACTTGGTTGTTTGCCGATGGTAGGTTACTACGGCAGTGGTCTCCGTGAGAAAAAAGCAATGGTGGAACTTATTCGCGCTGCCTACGAACAAGGCGTAACTTTTTTTGATACTGCAGAAGTATATGGTCCTTATCTGAGCGAAGAATATTTGAGCGAAGCTGTGGCTCCCTTCAGAGATAAAATTGTGATTGCTACAAAATTTGGTTTTGGTGTTGAAGAAAAACAACCCACTGCCTTGAACAGTGAACCCAAACATATCCGCAGAGCGGTGGAAGGTTCATTAAAAAGATTAAATACAGACAGGATAGATTTATTATATCAGCACCGTGTTGATCCTAAAATTCCGATGGAAGATGTTGCAGGAGCGGTTAAAGATTTAATTCAGGAAGGGAAGGTTTTACATTTTGGTTTGTCAGAAGCCAGCGCCAACTCGATTCGCAAAGCACACGCTGTTCAACCTGTTTCAGCAGTACAAAGTGAATATGCTGTTTGGTGGCGTGAACCTGAGACTAAAATATTTTCAATACTTGAAGAACTCGGAATTGGGTTTGTACCATACTGTCCGGTTGGTCGTGGTTTTTTAACAGGAGATATTAATGCACAACAACGATTTTTAAAACCTGAACGAAGATCAACACTACCTCGTTTTGAACCGGAAGCTTTAAAACAAAATGAACCTTTGGTTGATTTTATGAGAATCTGGGCAAAACGTAAAAATGCAAGTCCGGCGCAAATTGCTTTAGCATGGACTCTGGCACAGAAACCCTGGATAGTTCCAATTCCCGGCACCACACAGTATCATCATTTATCCGAAAACAACGGAGCTAAAAATATCAGTTTCTCTGCTGATGAGTTAAATGAATTCAATTCTGAAGTATTAAAAATAAAACTGGTTGGACACCGCGCTGATTCGTTTACAGAAAGTCAAATTGATAAATAA
- a CDS encoding cupin domain-containing protein, producing MNEQGKNTIFKRGEKLSAEIITGNAWHNKLVNEDTTYTTAIGVEEFEAGSRNVWHSHPSGQIIIVLDGVGYHQIKGESLQVVRKGDVIKCPPGVLHWHGASKDSSVTQIYILPNTEKGLANWFDRVTDDQYNSL from the coding sequence ATGAACGAACAAGGAAAGAATACAATATTTAAAAGAGGTGAAAAATTATCTGCAGAAATCATTACAGGGAATGCGTGGCACAATAAATTAGTTAATGAAGATACCACGTACACAACCGCCATTGGCGTTGAAGAATTTGAAGCAGGGTCAAGGAATGTTTGGCACTCGCATCCAAGCGGTCAGATTATTATTGTGTTGGATGGTGTTGGCTATCATCAGATAAAGGGAGAGTCTTTACAGGTAGTAAGAAAAGGCGATGTAATAAAATGTCCGCCGGGTGTTTTGCATTGGCACGGAGCTTCAAAAGACAGCAGTGTAACTCAAATCTACATTCTTCCTAATACTGAAAAAGGATTGGCGAACTGGTTTGACAGAGTAACTGATGATCAATACAATAGTTTGTAA
- a CDS encoding MFS transporter has product MKKDAIVSNNTLFIATKDIKNNFQINGIIRKGKNVFSVSREEYSATATLIASLLGFFMITLDAVIVNVALPAMGRDLNAGISGLQWIVDGYTLMFAALLLSAGVFSDRVGADRAFRIGLIIFAVASAACGFAPNLGFMVLARFIQGSAAAVMMPSSMALISHAYPDKAKRARAIAIWAMGGGIASSSGPVLGGVLSEVDWRLIFFINVPMALIALWILRRTPQSSHKKQAFDWTGQITAILAMGALTFGVIEGGAIGLTAPVVMGALTIAVIAVVIFMLAQKSGKHPMVPASLFQSRNTLISIIIGFTFMVGYFGLPFVMSLYLQQVRGFSPLATGTVFLPMMLIGALLTPFSARLAEKLGGRTLIAAGLIFMAMGLVILAFVPSSTPVWILSALMTLVGLAGPFVSPPITAVLLNSVSMNQAGIASGVFNTSRQLGGALAVAVFGALLAQPGMFLQGVRSSLLLAASITVITTIISLRLKSSSNIAIINNEELKNL; this is encoded by the coding sequence ATGAAAAAGGATGCAATTGTTTCGAACAACACACTTTTTATAGCAACGAAAGATATCAAGAACAACTTTCAAATTAATGGTATTATCCGCAAAGGAAAAAATGTATTTTCCGTCTCAAGAGAAGAGTACAGTGCAACAGCAACACTAATTGCATCATTGCTTGGTTTCTTCATGATAACACTCGACGCCGTAATCGTCAATGTGGCGCTTCCAGCAATGGGTCGCGATTTGAATGCGGGCATTTCCGGTCTGCAATGGATTGTAGATGGTTACACTTTAATGTTTGCTGCATTACTTTTATCAGCTGGTGTATTTTCTGATCGAGTTGGCGCTGACCGTGCTTTTAGAATTGGGTTGATAATTTTTGCCGTGGCTTCCGCTGCTTGTGGTTTTGCACCCAATTTGGGTTTTATGGTACTCGCCCGTTTCATACAGGGTTCAGCAGCAGCAGTAATGATGCCTTCATCCATGGCATTGATTAGCCACGCCTATCCGGACAAAGCCAAAAGAGCGCGTGCTATAGCTATTTGGGCAATGGGCGGCGGTATTGCAAGCTCGTCAGGTCCCGTATTGGGAGGAGTATTAAGCGAAGTGGATTGGCGACTAATTTTCTTTATCAATGTACCGATGGCTTTGATTGCGCTGTGGATACTAAGACGTACCCCCCAATCATCACACAAGAAACAGGCTTTCGACTGGACCGGACAAATCACTGCAATTTTAGCAATGGGTGCGCTGACCTTTGGTGTTATCGAAGGTGGAGCCATCGGGCTGACAGCACCGGTTGTAATGGGCGCTTTAACTATAGCAGTGATAGCAGTGGTCATATTTATGTTAGCTCAGAAGAGCGGGAAACATCCAATGGTACCAGCAAGCCTTTTCCAATCCCGCAATACCTTAATTTCTATCATTATTGGATTTACATTCATGGTAGGTTATTTCGGTCTTCCTTTTGTGATGAGTTTGTACTTGCAACAGGTAAGAGGATTTTCACCTCTTGCCACAGGTACGGTTTTTCTCCCTATGATGCTGATAGGCGCCCTTCTGACACCCTTTAGTGCAAGGCTGGCAGAAAAACTTGGTGGAAGAACACTAATAGCTGCCGGATTAATTTTTATGGCAATGGGATTGGTTATACTTGCTTTTGTTCCATCTTCAACACCGGTTTGGATATTGTCCGCCCTTATGACCTTGGTTGGATTAGCAGGTCCGTTTGTATCGCCGCCTATTACAGCGGTTTTACTGAACAGTGTATCCATGAATCAGGCAGGAATAGCAAGTGGGGTATTCAACACCAGCAGACAGTTAGGCGGGGCATTGGCAGTTGCAGTTTTTGGCGCTTTACTGGCTCAGCCTGGAATGTTTTTGCAGGGCGTACGGAGCAGTTTGCTGCTTGCAGCAAGCATCACAGTAATAACAACTATTATTAGCTTGAGATTGAAATCCTCTTCTAATATCGCCATAATAAACAATGAAGAATTAAAAAATTTATAA
- a CDS encoding aldo/keto reductase — MKTRKLRDLEVSTVGYGAMGLSHGYGPIPEKKEALRLIRYAYDLGCTFFDTAEGYGAGANEELLGEALQPFRDKVVIATKLHINSYAENYSRKVLFEQIKERLEKSLRRLRTDYVDLYYQHRVNKNIPVEDVAWCFGELIKEGKILGWGQSQATEQEIRRAHTVTPLSAIQSEYSMMERIFEKDVIPTCEELNIGFVPFSPLASGFLSGKVSADDKYVGDDVRRVITRFNKENIEANQPLLDLIQRFAVEKISTPAQISLAWMLYKKDFIVPIPGSRKAERIEENLGAANVVLTEVEYSKIEAELAKIQIYGNRTDEDISKLRFMR; from the coding sequence ATGAAGACAAGAAAATTAAGAGACCTGGAAGTGTCAACTGTAGGATATGGTGCAATGGGACTGAGTCATGGCTATGGTCCTATTCCTGAAAAGAAAGAAGCCTTGCGGCTTATTCGTTACGCTTATGATTTAGGCTGCACCTTCTTTGATACCGCCGAAGGATATGGTGCCGGCGCTAATGAAGAACTCTTGGGTGAAGCTTTACAACCTTTTCGTGACAAGGTAGTTATCGCTACCAAATTGCATATTAATAGTTATGCTGAAAATTATTCCAGAAAAGTACTATTTGAACAAATCAAAGAACGACTGGAAAAATCCTTACGCCGACTTCGTACCGACTATGTAGATCTTTATTACCAACACAGAGTGAATAAAAATATTCCTGTTGAAGATGTTGCTTGGTGTTTTGGTGAATTAATCAAAGAAGGAAAGATTTTGGGTTGGGGACAATCACAGGCAACGGAACAGGAGATAAGACGAGCACATACAGTAACACCATTAAGCGCCATTCAAAGTGAATATTCTATGATGGAAAGAATATTTGAAAAAGATGTCATTCCTACTTGTGAAGAATTGAATATAGGTTTTGTTCCTTTTTCTCCTTTGGCCAGTGGTTTTTTATCGGGGAAAGTGAGTGCAGATGATAAGTATGTGGGAGATGATGTCCGTCGTGTGATAACTCGGTTTAACAAAGAGAACATAGAAGCAAATCAGCCATTGTTGGATTTAATTCAACGATTTGCAGTGGAGAAAATTTCAACACCTGCACAAATTTCATTAGCATGGATGCTTTATAAAAAAGACTTTATTGTACCGATTCCTGGCTCGCGTAAAGCGGAACGTATTGAGGAAAATCTTGGTGCCGCCAACGTTGTGCTTACGGAAGTGGAATATTCAAAAATTGAAGCAGAGCTTGCAAAGATACAAATCTATGGAAACAGAACGGATGAAGATATTTCAAAATTGAGATTTATGAGATAA
- a CDS encoding molybdopterin-dependent oxidoreductase, whose protein sequence is MFTHFDEREKLVHYPEDRSLFVNLKPFVFVLLGIVFLATVGVAWIQYLFFGLPTDPSLALLNTAEVSVKGFPVWLILCHWINFFFLVILVRAGLSILYDHPRLYFNEGCTPGSEWLKFTPVKVPKDKLWTAKDDARYINPFFGLPGYRHTVGIARGWHFIHVPFFVLNGIVFVVLLFFSDQWIRIIPTSWQIIPDAWNVFVHYATFNLPIEPNGFYHYNALQQLSYFSVIFILAPLAMLSGMAMSPAIENRFHWLPKLFGNRQGARSVHFLVMLSYAIFFVIHVTMVIITGFVRNMNHITLGTDDPSSTTGLYIVIGIILFTIAFSVYAHWVSWNRPRWVQKTDAFINGNLWQNTIDKLKPVPYYKKEEISQFFWPNGKLPTSELWKELAKNKFKDYKLKIGGLVENPVELSLDELMKLGKEQNITMHHCIQGWTGVAEWGGLPIRAIVDLVKPHPSVTTVVFYSFGEGLYGGVYYDTHTLDNCLKPASILAWEMNYEPLTEVYGAPLRLRVENQLGYKMVKWIERIEFVESHKTVGKGYGGKNEDDEYFDLLASS, encoded by the coding sequence ATGTTCACACATTTTGATGAAAGAGAAAAATTAGTTCACTATCCGGAAGACAGAAGCTTATTTGTTAATCTGAAACCGTTTGTGTTTGTTCTTCTCGGTATTGTTTTTTTAGCAACTGTGGGAGTAGCCTGGATACAATATTTATTTTTTGGTCTGCCCACAGACCCATCGCTTGCACTTTTAAATACTGCCGAAGTAAGCGTAAAAGGTTTTCCGGTTTGGCTGATACTGTGTCATTGGATAAACTTTTTCTTTTTGGTAATACTGGTAAGAGCCGGACTTTCAATATTATATGACCATCCGCGATTATATTTTAACGAAGGATGCACGCCGGGTTCTGAATGGTTGAAATTTACTCCGGTAAAAGTACCCAAAGATAAGTTATGGACTGCTAAAGATGATGCCCGTTATATAAACCCGTTTTTCGGTTTGCCCGGATATCGCCATACTGTAGGCATAGCACGAGGCTGGCATTTTATCCACGTGCCTTTTTTTGTATTAAATGGAATTGTGTTTGTTGTGCTATTATTTTTCAGCGATCAATGGATAAGAATCATCCCGACTTCATGGCAAATTATACCAGATGCCTGGAATGTATTTGTACATTATGCAACCTTCAATCTGCCGATAGAACCAAATGGTTTTTATCATTACAATGCTCTGCAGCAGCTTTCATATTTTTCCGTAATATTTATTTTGGCTCCGCTTGCAATGCTTAGTGGAATGGCTATGTCGCCTGCTATTGAAAATCGGTTTCACTGGCTGCCAAAATTATTCGGTAACAGACAAGGGGCAAGGTCTGTACATTTTTTAGTGATGCTGTCCTATGCAATCTTTTTTGTTATACATGTTACTATGGTGATTATAACCGGTTTTGTCAGAAATATGAATCACATTACACTTGGAACAGATGATCCATCAAGTACAACTGGACTTTACATTGTAATAGGTATCATTTTATTTACGATTGCTTTTTCAGTATATGCTCATTGGGTTTCCTGGAACAGACCTCGCTGGGTACAAAAAACAGATGCTTTTATCAACGGCAATTTATGGCAGAACACAATCGACAAACTGAAGCCTGTTCCTTATTATAAGAAGGAAGAGATTTCTCAATTTTTTTGGCCCAACGGAAAGCTTCCAACTTCTGAACTCTGGAAAGAGCTGGCAAAGAATAAATTCAAAGATTACAAACTTAAGATTGGCGGATTGGTTGAAAATCCAGTTGAACTGTCTCTTGATGAATTGATGAAACTTGGTAAAGAACAAAATATAACTATGCACCACTGCATACAAGGCTGGACAGGCGTAGCTGAATGGGGCGGTTTGCCGATAAGAGCTATTGTTGATCTGGTTAAGCCACACCCATCTGTTACTACAGTTGTGTTTTACTCATTCGGAGAAGGATTATACGGAGGTGTTTATTATGATACTCATACTCTGGACAATTGCCTGAAGCCAGCATCAATACTTGCATGGGAAATGAATTATGAACCGCTTACTGAAGTGTATGGCGCTCCACTAAGGCTGCGCGTTGAAAATCAGTTGGGTTATAAAATGGTAAAATGGATTGAACGAATTGAGTTTGTTGAATCTCATAAAACAGTTGGCAAAGGTTATGGAGGCAAAAACGAAGATGATGAGTATTTCGATTTGTTGGCTAGCTCATAA